AGACTCCGTCCGGCCCTGGTCGGTTGCACCCTACTTCGCGAAACCGCCCGCCAACTGCGGCGGGGCAGAACCCATTCGCTCACAGGCGTCGACGACCGCCTGCTCCACGTCGTCCAGCGCACGGTCCGCCTCGGTCGCCTTGGCGATCGCCCGGGCCGCCGTCTGCACGGTGAGCGCGCGGGCGGCGACGTCCAGGGCCGGCCAGGGGTCGCCGTCGGGGGGGACCGCGGGGCCGCCTGCCGCTCGGTAGGCGCCGAGGAAACGGGACCAGTCGTCGGGCGACAGCAGGCCGCAGGCGTACCAGGCGGCGGGGCGGGCGAGGTCCCAGGCGGGTTCCCCTACGCCGAGATCGTCGACGTCGATGAGGTGCCAGGGGCCGTCGGGGGCGGGGTGGCGGACGAGTTGACCGAGGTGGAGGTCACCGTGGCAGAGGGTCGTCGTGTCGGACATGGGGGTCTCGGCGCGGGCCCAGGCGGGGAGGGTGCGCCAGGCGCGGAGGACGGGGACGGCGTGCCTTTGGCGGGTGGAGGCGAGGAGGCGGGCCACGGCGAGGGCTGCTTTGACGGGGCCGCGCATGGAGGGCAGGCCGGGTGGGGCGGGGGTGCGGTGGAGGCGGGCGAGGAGGGTGGCGGCGGCTTCCCAGGGGGCGGCGTCGGGGCTCTCCGGGTCCACGGGTTCGCCGTACGGCCAGAAGGTGACGAGTCTGCCGTGCAGGTCGACGGGGGTCCTGCCGAGTGGGGGCAGGAGGATGCCGGGGAGGTGGGCGGCTGTGGCGAGGCGGGGGGTCAGGTCGGCGGGGGCGGTGTCGGGGGCGTGGGCCTTCGCGACGGTGTCCGCGTGCCGGACGACTGTGGCGTCTGGGCGGTCGGCGAGGGTTGTCGCTCCGCAGGGGCACGCCGACCGCTCGCGGGAGTGGGCCTCGTTTCTGGCTCTGAGGGTGAGCTCGGTGAGCAGGGGGTGGGTGGTCACGGGGCTCCCTGGGCGGCGGGCTGGTCTGTTCGCGAGCGTACGCGGCCGCTGCGCTGGGCTTGAGCCGGGCGCCTGTGGGGGTGCCTCGATGGGGCCTTGGACGGGTGCGGGTGCGGGTGCGTTGTGGCTGGTCGCACAGTTCCCCGCGGGCAGCTGCGCTGGGCCTGGACCGGGCGCCTGTGGGGGTGCCTCGATGGGGCCTTGGACGGGTGCGGGTGCGGGTGCGTTGTGGCTGGTC
This portion of the Streptomyces canus genome encodes:
- a CDS encoding aminoglycoside phosphotransferase family protein codes for the protein MTTHPLLTELTLRARNEAHSRERSACPCGATTLADRPDATVVRHADTVAKAHAPDTAPADLTPRLATAAHLPGILLPPLGRTPVDLHGRLVTFWPYGEPVDPESPDAAPWEAAATLLARLHRTPAPPGLPSMRGPVKAALAVARLLASTRQRHAVPVLRAWRTLPAWARAETPMSDTTTLCHGDLHLGQLVRHPAPDGPWHLIDVDDLGVGEPAWDLARPAAWYACGLLSPDDWSRFLGAYRAAGGPAVPPDGDPWPALDVAARALTVQTAARAIAKATEADRALDDVEQAVVDACERMGSAPPQLAGGFAK